The Rhizobium sp. WSM4643 genome has a window encoding:
- a CDS encoding methyl-accepting chemotaxis protein, with translation MLHFWNKFGIRAQITSGFVPLILLMSLLTVSAISGMNGLASIFASYRATAGQSLAISDYSDQLHEIQMSAEAFRSTPTQEVVDRFRAGVKAFDADDPRFAGNKDLQSGLAAIRQDIAAYGKAFEEIVVLQARRDALISKVTEFGPWTSIALNDVVRSAWRQNDVALLQMTAATLEALNRSLYFSERFVHSNDFAAYDTAQTALAEALTLNEAAAKAAKNELQKKRLMGAGQLMQNYTARLGDMKDVLQASGNIRQMQLSVLAPKISGGFKDLQATVTGAQKTLDGSVDATVASATSATLVISGLLIVIGLVLSYFVGRLISSAVRNMAQSMEQLARGEEGIVITGVEHRHELGAMARSLKVFQETGRAKLIAEANAERARLAAEEERLRQEAERLSDAQVMEHAFRQISVGLDALSKGDLTVRVGEVDHRYVRIRDHFNNSVASLEEAVDAVIRAVATIRSGLTEISTASNDLARRTEQQAASLEETVAALGEVTRGVNGTAEGASRAQGVVATARTNAEKGGEIVARAIDAMTEIQNSSSKIGNIISVIDEIAFQTNLLALNAGVEAARAGEAGKGFAVVAQEVRELAQRSANAAREIKQLISTSSAQVKTGVQMVGESGLSLEQIVEQVTAMNATVAEIAVAAREQATSLREVSAAGDQMDKVTQQNAAMVEETTAAAQSLTHETESLAELLRRFRTSSGRGSEHRHYALAS, from the coding sequence ATGTTGCATTTCTGGAATAAATTCGGCATTCGCGCACAGATCACATCCGGCTTCGTGCCGCTGATCCTGTTGATGAGCCTGCTCACGGTCAGTGCGATCTCCGGCATGAACGGACTCGCCTCGATCTTTGCGTCTTATCGCGCCACTGCCGGCCAAAGTCTCGCCATCTCGGACTACAGCGACCAGCTGCACGAGATTCAGATGTCGGCGGAAGCCTTCCGCTCTACCCCGACGCAAGAAGTCGTCGATCGCTTCCGCGCCGGCGTGAAGGCCTTCGACGCCGACGATCCGCGTTTTGCCGGCAACAAGGACCTACAGTCCGGCCTTGCGGCGATCCGACAGGACATTGCCGCCTATGGCAAGGCTTTCGAAGAGATCGTTGTCCTTCAGGCCAGGCGTGACGCCTTGATCTCCAAGGTCACCGAATTCGGCCCCTGGACCAGCATCGCGCTCAACGACGTCGTGCGCAGCGCCTGGCGCCAGAACGATGTGGCCCTGCTGCAGATGACGGCGGCGACACTGGAGGCTCTGAACCGCAGCCTCTATTTCTCCGAGCGCTTCGTGCATTCCAACGATTTTGCCGCCTATGACACGGCGCAGACGGCACTGGCCGAAGCGCTTACGCTCAACGAAGCCGCCGCCAAGGCCGCGAAGAACGAACTGCAAAAGAAGCGCCTGATGGGCGCCGGCCAACTGATGCAGAACTACACCGCCCGTCTCGGCGACATGAAGGACGTGCTGCAGGCCTCGGGCAACATCCGCCAGATGCAGCTCAGCGTGCTCGCGCCGAAAATCTCAGGCGGCTTCAAGGATCTGCAGGCAACTGTTACCGGTGCGCAGAAGACCCTGGACGGTTCGGTGGACGCAACGGTTGCCTCCGCGACCAGTGCGACGCTCGTCATCAGCGGACTGCTGATCGTCATCGGCCTCGTACTTTCCTATTTCGTCGGCCGGCTGATTTCCTCGGCGGTGCGCAACATGGCCCAGTCCATGGAGCAGCTTGCCCGTGGTGAGGAAGGGATCGTGATCACGGGCGTCGAACATCGCCACGAGTTGGGAGCCATGGCGCGTTCGCTGAAGGTATTCCAGGAAACGGGGCGCGCCAAGCTGATCGCGGAAGCCAATGCCGAACGCGCCCGCCTGGCGGCCGAAGAAGAGCGGCTGCGCCAGGAGGCCGAGCGGCTCAGCGACGCGCAGGTGATGGAGCATGCCTTCCGCCAGATCTCCGTTGGGCTGGACGCGCTGTCGAAGGGCGACCTCACGGTCCGCGTCGGCGAGGTCGATCATCGCTATGTCAGGATCCGGGATCATTTCAACAACTCAGTCGCGAGCCTCGAAGAGGCGGTTGACGCCGTCATTCGCGCGGTCGCCACCATCCGCTCCGGCCTTACGGAAATCTCCACCGCCTCCAACGATCTCGCCCGCCGCACCGAGCAGCAGGCAGCCTCGCTGGAGGAGACCGTCGCAGCGCTGGGTGAGGTGACCCGCGGCGTCAATGGAACGGCTGAGGGCGCAAGCCGCGCCCAGGGAGTCGTGGCGACCGCCCGCACCAATGCCGAAAAGGGCGGCGAGATCGTTGCCCGCGCCATCGATGCGATGACGGAAATTCAAAATTCGTCGTCAAAGATCGGCAACATCATCAGCGTCATCGATGAGATCGCCTTCCAGACCAACCTGCTGGCGCTGAATGCCGGCGTGGAAGCGGCGCGCGCCGGCGAAGCAGGCAAGGGCTTTGCCGTCGTCGCCCAGGAAGTCCGCGAGCTCGCCCAGCGCTCCGCCAACGCGGCAAGGGAGATCAAGCAGCTGATCTCTACCTCCTCGGCGCAGGTCAAGACCGGCGTCCAGATGGTGGGCGAATCCGGCCTCTCGCTCGAACAGATCGTCGAGCAGGTCACCGCCATGAATGCGACCGTGGCCGAGATCGCCGTTGCCGCCCGCGAACAGGCGACGAGCCTGCGCGAGGTCTCGGCCGCCGGCGACCAGATGGATAAGGTGACGCAGCAGAACGCCGCGATGGTCGAAGAGACCACGGCCGCCGCTCAGAGCTTGACGCATGAAACCGAAAGCCTTGCCGAGCTGCTGCGGCGCTTCAGGACAAGCAGCGGCCGGGGATCGGAGCATCGGCATTACGCGCTGGCATCCTGA
- a CDS encoding DUF3422 domain-containing protein, with product MPMGSEHPLRRELHNELHARPSLYFDGDTDVWHVAIVGVNAPPQIPNSLPGLEDVSTTREGNHGIGRIGDGRLKWEAHTEFLTLTFVVPASAEPGSNPPEAFQTCCRQIDGKVIAAVRVLVRDEKDGQRPEKPKLDYVASQVGGGDAEVHSNFRLTDSGFVEFLFFNRNLNAYRTGRMVRRFLEIETYRMMALLALPMARETVSKLSVFDRRLDLLIAHMQSAVKVDKALLSEVTKLSSDVLNFSALARHRFGATKAYAEIVASRTSELREVRVEQRQRIGTFIDRRFQPAVRSVEAAERRLDELAERVSLAGDLLRTTVQVQLEDQNASLLTSMEERARIQVHIQQAVEGFSVIAITYYTVGLAKICLESISELGVDPHMAKLAVLGAIPVVLFAVWTAIRHVRKSIAGAPHAPASGSH from the coding sequence ATGCCGATGGGCTCCGAGCATCCGCTGCGAAGAGAGCTTCACAACGAGCTCCACGCGCGGCCGTCGCTTTACTTCGATGGCGACACGGATGTGTGGCACGTCGCCATCGTCGGCGTGAATGCCCCTCCTCAGATACCGAATTCCCTGCCGGGACTGGAGGATGTCTCCACGACCCGCGAAGGCAACCACGGCATCGGCCGCATCGGCGACGGCCGGCTGAAGTGGGAGGCGCATACCGAGTTCCTGACCCTCACCTTCGTCGTTCCGGCATCGGCCGAACCCGGCAGCAACCCGCCGGAAGCCTTTCAGACATGCTGCCGTCAGATCGACGGGAAGGTCATCGCGGCCGTCCGGGTGCTGGTGCGCGACGAGAAGGACGGGCAGCGTCCGGAAAAACCGAAGCTTGATTATGTCGCCTCGCAAGTCGGCGGCGGCGATGCGGAAGTGCATTCGAATTTCCGCCTGACCGACAGCGGCTTCGTGGAATTCCTGTTCTTCAACCGCAACCTCAATGCCTATCGCACCGGCCGCATGGTCAGGCGTTTCCTGGAGATCGAGACATACCGGATGATGGCGTTGCTGGCGTTGCCGATGGCGCGCGAGACGGTGTCGAAGCTTTCCGTCTTCGACCGGCGCCTCGACCTGCTGATCGCGCACATGCAAAGCGCGGTCAAGGTCGACAAAGCCCTGCTTTCCGAGGTCACCAAGCTCTCGTCGGATGTGCTCAACTTCTCAGCGCTCGCTCGCCACCGCTTCGGCGCGACGAAAGCCTATGCCGAGATCGTCGCAAGCAGAACGTCGGAGCTTCGCGAGGTGCGCGTCGAGCAGCGTCAGAGGATCGGCACCTTCATCGACCGGCGGTTTCAACCAGCCGTCCGCTCGGTCGAAGCCGCCGAACGCCGCCTCGACGAACTGGCCGAACGTGTGAGCCTGGCCGGAGACCTTCTCCGGACGACCGTGCAGGTTCAGCTCGAAGATCAGAACGCCTCGCTACTGACCTCGATGGAAGAGAGGGCGCGGATCCAGGTGCATATCCAGCAGGCGGTCGAAGGCTTCTCCGTCATCGCCATCACCTACTACACCGTCGGGCTGGCGAAGATCTGCCTGGAAAGCATTTCCGAACTGGGCGTTGATCCGCACATGGCGAAGCTCGCCGTCCTCGGAGCCATCCCGGTCGTGCTTTTCGCCGTCTGGACGGCAATTCGTCACGTTCGCAAGAGCATTGCCGGCGCACCGCACGCTCCGGCATCCGGGAGCCATTGA